From the Cloeon dipterum chromosome 4, ieCloDipt1.1, whole genome shotgun sequence genome, the window CCTTTTACCCAATTGGCCCGAAActtttcttgtttttgttttggcgtATTTCCCTCGAGCCGCCGGAAAATGCAAAACTCTCTGTTCCACTTGGCAAACTGCCTCACACCGAAAAAGCGACCATAAATAACATCGAGATGGAAAAGTTTCTGGCTGGCTCCGAAATTGTCCATAAACTTCCTCTTTTTGCGGTTTGCGACGAGACTGATGAGCAAAACGTTGACAAcaataacagaaaattttaagctttttagatttgaaaaaatgaaattatagcCCGAACCTCTCTGCTCAGCGTTTTAAtcaataagaaataaataaatatatgcacCGCAGAGGTCTGAGAATCCGTTGCAACGATCGAGTCTTGAATATTATTCAATCTCCTTAGGTAGCAACAAAACAGCTGTAAACACAATTACAAATACGGTGTCGGTGAATCGCTCTGCTGAATATTCGCCGATCGCGCCGCAGCTGAGTCAAGGTTTGCGCAAATAAGGCTCTCATTAAGAACAATCAAAGGGGGATCATTGACATTGGCGGCGGTGTGCAGGGTGCGTGTGAGAGATTCCTAACGGCAGACCGGCTGCTAATCTGTCCCGTTATAATCGAGAATAACCGGATAGCCTTTTACCTTGGATTTCGTTCtacggtgctgctgctgcgaaacAAGGAGACTCTTGCTTGCTTTCTTGCTTGCCCATATATTCCCCCTGCAGCCGAGAGAAGagaaggaaaggaaaaataataataaaaaaaacaccgtCGTTTCAACACTCGCGGCTAATTAACTCCTGACGAAAACGAGAAGATTATCGCCAGACGAGCGGCGCCAGGTGCTTTGACCCCGCACCGCACCGGCAAACTTGTTTCTGCACTCAAGTAGTGGCCATAtttattacttatttttatacaCCCACCGATTTCCTGGTGACAGGAGGCAGAGACGaggcatattaaaaaaaattaaatggcaaGACGTGTATTACAAAAATGTCCTAAAAACGaatcagtgttttttttaagtgcGTGCGTGCAGTAAATTCCACGGCGCGGCGCATTTTTTCGCTTGGAACTCGCAAACTAGCCTAATTACCGCAATTTTTTTCACGGTCGATAGCCAATAGTTGCACGCGCGCCGGACTGTCGTCGAGTAAGAGGTGCGAGAACTGCCGCTATACGTTTACGGTTACTTTCCAAGCATTTTTCGCGTATTGTCCACCACGAGATAAGTGTCAATTTAATCAGCAGGCCCAAAATGGGCCAACACGTgtgtaaaaatgcaattttctcttATTCCAACGAACAAATTTAGCCAAAAAAATCACGATTCCAAATTCGAGACCTTTTGAATGatgaaaaatcgaaagtaaGTTCAGCGATATTTGgttggatttttcaaaaacgcTCCCGCAAACCTGAGGGGATATAGGGGCCTCAAGACATGCGGGATTATTATCTGTCCCCTAATTTTCAGGCAAATCTGCAAACAGTTTAAAGGTTTTTAGGCGCAGAAAATGATCTTGTccctaaaaatatcaaattttatctgGCTTTGTTGCCTTGTCTGGCTTATAAATAACGATATTATGCCTCGATTGTAATGTGACTTTGATGAGAACAAACACTGATAACAATCTGTGTGACGTTGTGCTTTCAGGTCGCGACTTGTGGGTCATGGTGGTGTCCGCCTCCCCGTACGAGCACATGATTGGCAAGCCGGACGTCAAGTACGTGGCCAACATGCACGGCAACGAGGCCGTCGGCCGCGAAATGATGCTGCACTTGATCCACGTGAGTCGCTCCCCAATGGCATGCTGCCCCTATTGATTTTGCGCGCGCCACACACAGCTAGAGAGCGAGATGAGAAGCGGCAGGGTGCTGCTGACAATGACGGAGTAGGGTGGCTACGGCTAGCCGCTCTccacacaaacaaaaaacccCGTTGCTCTTGTTTTACTGACCACTCGGCGGGGGATCCATTTCTCCCGACAAAGAGTGAAAGCGAAATTTCCTGCTCTATaatatgtttgaaaatattttaaattaattaattgaggCACTCTTATTCGAActggttcaaattaattatttttttcagtacTTGGTGACCAGCTACGAGACTGACCAGTACATTAGGTGGCTTTTGGACAACACAAGGATCCACATCCTGCCCTCGATGAACCCCGACGGCTTCGAGGTGGCCCGCGAAGGCACCTGCGACGGAGGACAAGGCCGGTACAACGCTCTAGGCTTCGATTTGAACCGCAACTTCCCCGACTACTTCAAGCAGAACAACAAGAACCCCCAGCCCGAGACGGACGCCGTCAAGGAGTGGGTGTCCAAAATCCAGTTCACCCTGTCGGGCAGTCTGCACGGCGGCGCCCTCGTTGCCAGCTACCCCTTCGACAACACCCCTACCACAagtaagaatttaatttaaataattaatgccaAATCGAGAGATagggacaaaaataaataaagagccAATCTTTTTCCTAAACTGCTTTCAAAGGACTTTGCAAAACCTCAGCTTCGTGTTCAGGTATCTGTCCCCTGATACACTTCAGaagactaatttttaaaaaaattcttccagGCTTCAACAGCTACAACTCGCCACCCTCCGTCACTCCCGACGACGATGTGTTCAAACACTTGGCCCTCACTTACTCCTCGAACCACGAGGAAATGCACCGAGGAGAGCCCTGCAAGGCCGGCACCCCGTCCTTCAACCAGGGTATCACCAACGGAGCTTCCTGGTACCCACTCACaggtaaaatcaaattctgcGGTacatttatacaaaatttaatcttaacatcgacaaaaaaaattaatacaaaacagGCGGAATGCAGGACTTCAATTACGTTTGGAACGGATGTATGGAGGTCACGATCGAGATGTCGTGCTGCAAGTATCCTGCCAGGTCACAGCTGCCCAAATTCTGGGAACAAAACCGACTggtataaattattcatacgAGAAATGAtggtttttgttaaaaaggaCGATTTTGTTTCAGCCCCTTGTGAAATATCTGGCCGAAGCGCACCGCGGAGTGCAAGGCTTCGTGCAGGACGAGAACGGCAACCCTATTGAAAAGGCGTCGCTCAAGGTCAAGAGCCGCGAGGTCGGATTCCACACAACCAAATACGGAGAGTTCTGGCGAGTGCTGCTGCCTGGCCAGTACATTCTCTCGGTGCGTAttgacattaatttattagaaccaaaaggacacaatttgcgtaatcgttttttttaaattagctaattgttttcgatttttgaCCGTGCAAATCGATTTCTGGGAGTCACAATCGGACCATTAGGTTGGCAAGGCGTGCCGGAAATCGGTGGACGTGTTGACACCGTTAATTTGGCCGATTTTGGCACTGGCTAAGGATTGAGACGAGAGCTCAAAAATGCTGGTTGTAAccgtggcgctgctgtctcgatctttgGCCAACCAGAGAACCACTCCCTTCTCTCATTGGTCGCCGGCGTTCTCGAGACTAAGGGTTTGAACGAAAAAGCAccaaagtaacggtttttaaTTTCGGCACGCCGCGACCAGATAGATTTGGCTGCTAACCCTAATTCGATTGTCAGGAAACGATTGGCactcttaaaaatgaaatcccaGCGCAATTCTGACCAGGattcgccaatttttcaatttttttgcgcattttccaaatttaatcccgaaaatgtttaattttgcccagaaaattttggaaaattacgaagaatgtttaaattttaggtctcttagtgaaacaaattttgtaaaaagatttttggtcctccatcatgagaatttttgattaaaaaaatgcgcaaataACCCGCAAAATTTTTGCGTGGGTTTTTTGCAGttaaattcatgtttttgcGAACGTTTTTCGACGATTTTCCCATTTTAGGTGTTCGCGGAAGGCTACTACCCTCGCGAGGTGGAGTTCGCCGTGGTGGAGCAGCACCCGACGCTGCTGAACGTGACCCTGGTGGCTGGCGCGGGCAAGGTAGGTCATCGGCCTCAGCAGAGGCGCAAGCCGCATCCGTTCGAGACGCCGCCCTGGCTGGGCGGCAGCGGTGCTGGGACAGGCATGGGTGTTCTGGTCACGCGGGGTCCTCCGCTGACAAACGTGGTGGGCAACCGGGGCGACATCGGGGACAACACTAACCCCCCCGGTGACATTGGTGGTGGCACTAACACGCGAGCCAATGATCAGTTCAAAGCAGTCACGACTTCCTCTTCGCAGAGCAACAACGTCGAGCCCTACACTTTCTTCAATCCGGGCTCGTTCGCGCCCGTCACTTTCTCGCCCAGGCAGCCCGACATCCCCTCGTCGGCCGCCGGCAGGCCCCCGCGGCTCGCCGTGGCGCTCGCCACCGGCTGCTTGCTTGCCTGCTTCTTCCGAGTGCAATAACGACTTTTTTCTTGCCGTGCCGGACGATATTCTTGTGTTTCTATATGACTAGTCATGATGagggatattttttattatcccTCGCATTCTCTCTCCGCCGCTGTTTGCAGACTTTTGACAGTGCATGTGATCTTTCTGGGTTCATTTTAAGCTGAATctcattcaaatattttcctaatttattttaaactattgtGGCAAGGGCCCGAGGAAGATGTTGGCACAGCACAATTGCACCTTTTCTCAGGTCCAATCAGGGTGACCAGGAAAAACACAACAGCTTGTTCTAAAGAAGAATCGcatagtgttcgaagccgctaacagatggcgccaccgtatactttcacaataaatttaattttaattaacttccgctgtgatttcagactcactcttgccactgtgcattctccaattaaaatgctttcttttgacatgctgaaacccaaaatcagtccagccattcgctgtagaaacgttggaaaagattttgaatttcaaaaaatagtttttcccgactctacggcgattggcttaactgattttggttttcagcacgtcaaaagaaaacattttacgtGAAGAACTCCCACAGTGGCAGGATGGACtgtgaaatcacagcggaaattccttaaaattaaatttattactaaagaaCACGGTGGcgtcatctgttggcggctttgaacactaagggctaACACAACTGgtgactgtttttttttctttcgaggatattttttccctGGCTTTGAATTACGAATAAAATATCCTGAGCCACATTAGAGGTGCAATGGCGCTGTCACTACATTTTCCCAGAGTCACGGTGTGGAGTGATTtcacaatttcatttgatttaagTATATAAAGGCACAAAGTCAAACAAAAAAGCACAATACTAGTCATTCAAGTGCAAAACTGCCGGGTCTGTACCAAAATCTTTTCTTCACAGCTGCACTTTCTTGTTTGAGGTGTACAATCCATAAGTCGTGTTCTGAATTCGAGTGAATgttgttacaaaataatgtaCATAACTCTCTGAACGCCTATTGATCTCTCTGTTGCTTAAAAAAcgagataaaatataatgtaataaaaatacaggTTCCTCCTTACGCGGGAACGCCCTTCTGGCCACAACATAGAGCATTAGATGACGAAAAAGAGGTACTAATATAGTGGcataaattaaacatataaaaacataattgttaaaaaccaatttcaGATAAATTCTAGcgattaaacattttttggagttaaatgaaattaagtgCCTTTGAGAACTGTAACACTACACCAAATATTACTGTTGAACATGTACTGAtaagaattattttgtaaaaaacaaacaaacaatgtCTTTTAGTCCCGCCGCTATAGATAAATTATAAtcctaataataaaattgaaacaacgTGCTAGACAATTAATCCAGGGTTTGAGTCGCATGATGCATGTCTCAGCATGAACAGTTAACCCTTTTATAAAAACGCTTCAACTTAAAGTAACACTGgaattcctgagggtcgataAAAAGTGCCGAAAATAGGTAGAAAACCGTTACATTGGCGGTTTTTTGGTCTGAACTTAGCAACAAGAATGCCGTCGACCAATCAGGGTGCTCTCTGATTGGCGCTTGCCTAtaatcgagacagcagcgccaaaGTGACAGTCAGCGCAATTAAGCACTTGCtatcactgtggcgctgctgtctcgatttCAGACAAGCGCTAATcatcccttctctgattggtcgatGGCGTTCTCTTTGCTAGGTTCAAACCAAAACCCGCCAAAGTAACAGTTTCTACTTTCCCGCTGATTTTCGGCACGTCGTGTCGAACTGTCGACTGGGTGATTCGGCTGTTTAACTTATTCTGACCCTCAGGAAACGATTGGCGCACTGTCTATAATTCAATACAAGTGCTACTTTAATCCTGGGTCCacatatttgtaaattatgtTCGTGTAAATCGGAATTAAACTAATGGCATCGAACACACGTACAGTTGGAATCTGATGGAATCAAAACACAAGTTGGCACACAAGGACCACTTCTCAACCTCACCTCCTCCACCCTCACACAACTCAGTAATAACAAAAACAGTAGCAATCTAGAGTCTCTCACATTTCCACAAGACTGAAGGAAAGGTAATCATTGTAGTCTCTTCTTtacttttctcatttttttgtcttgtAAATAAATCAGTGTGTGTCCACTCTTGGAAACTGGAGCGATTTTTAATCCGAATTTTTCCGATAGCCCGACGGATTCAGACCTCCGCAGGCTCCGCAGCGAGGACCCCCCTTCCCCCCGCAACAGTTCGCGCACCATCAGCAACAATTCAAGCAACCAGCGGACCCCAACTCTGGCATTTTCTCGAGTTTAAGCAGCGGATTCAACAGTCTAGTTAGCAACATTTTCGGCTGAGTTTGTTCTTTCAATTCCTAACCAACTCCTTTTCACCAAGACGACACAAAGCGattgttatttattgaaaaaacgaGACTAGCAGCAAGTTGTTTCATCTTGCCTTAAATGGAGAAATCAACAGCCAAAGAAGTTTCGGAGGGAATCTCGGGAGGGGTGGcgtcaaattcaaatattcatcTTGTAATTTAAGTTTGACACGCAATAAATCTATCTAtctagtttttaataataagaagtttcattttattcctACCTTTCACGACTCCATGCCGATTTTTCTGGCCACTTGGAACGCAGCGA encodes:
- the LOC135944254 gene encoding carboxypeptidase M-like isoform X7 yields the protein MQTSRVPAPCCKSGRMKTGSWCTTSLVVGLIYLYILAVEEVMGQQHTDFNSRPLGFESPDRFYPGAAQQSQGSVFNVPLDSFSSPSEPTPSVSSANSDYGVEFKYHDYNELTQFLRLTSSRFPSLTALYSIGKSVQGRDLWVMVVSASPYEHMIGKPDVKYVANMHGNEAVGREMMLHLIHYLVTSYETDQYIRWLLDNTRIHILPSMNPDGFEVAREGTCDGGQGRYNALGFDLNRNFPDYFKQNNKNPQPETDAVKEWVSKIQFTLSGSLHGGALVASYPFDNTPTTSFNSYNSPPSVTPDDDVFKHLALTYSSNHEEMHRGEPCKAGTPSFNQGITNGASWYPLTGGMQDFNYVWNGCMEVTIEMSCCKYPARSQLPKFWEQNRLPLVKYLAEAHRGVQGFVQDENGNPIEKASLKVKSREVGFHTTKYGEFWRVLLPGQYILSVFAEGYYPREVEFAVVEQHPTLLNVTLVAGAGKPDGFRPPQAPQRGPPFPPQQFAHHQQQFKQPADPNSGIFSSLSSGFNSLVSNIFG
- the LOC135944254 gene encoding carboxypeptidase M-like isoform X2 — its product is MQPPINHPCRCKSGRMKTGSWCTTSLVVGLIYLYILAVEEVMGQQHTDFNSRPLGFESPDRFYPGAAQVRIMQSQGSVFNVPLDSFSSPSEPTPSVSSANSDYGVEFKYHDYNELTQFLRLTSSRFPSLTALYSIGKSVQGRDLWVMVVSASPYEHMIGKPDVKYVANMHGNEAVGREMMLHLIHYLVTSYETDQYIRWLLDNTRIHILPSMNPDGFEVAREGTCDGGQGRYNALGFDLNRNFPDYFKQNNKNPQPETDAVKEWVSKIQFTLSGSLHGGALVASYPFDNTPTTRLCKTSASCSGFNSYNSPPSVTPDDDVFKHLALTYSSNHEEMHRGEPCKAGTPSFNQGITNGASWYPLTGGMQDFNYVWNGCMEVTIEMSCCKYPARSQLPKFWEQNRLPLVKYLAEAHRGVQGFVQDENGNPIEKASLKVKSREVGFHTTKYGEFWRVLLPGQYILSVFAEGYYPREVEFAVVEQHPTLLNVTLVAGAGKPDGFRPPQAPQRGPPFPPQQFAHHQQQFKQPADPNSGIFSSLSSGFNSLVSNIFG
- the LOC135944254 gene encoding carboxypeptidase M-like isoform X8, whose amino-acid sequence is MKTGSWCTTSLVVGLIYLYILAVEEVMGQQHTDFNSRPLGFESPDRFYPGAAQVRIMQSQGSVFNVPLDSFSSPSEPTPSVSSANSDYGVEFKYHDYNELTQFLRLTSSRFPSLTALYSIGKSVQGRDLWVMVVSASPYEHMIGKPDVKYVANMHGNEAVGREMMLHLIHYLVTSYETDQYIRWLLDNTRIHILPSMNPDGFEVAREGTCDGGQGRYNALGFDLNRNFPDYFKQNNKNPQPETDAVKEWVSKIQFTLSGSLHGGALVASYPFDNTPTTRLCKTSASCSGFNSYNSPPSVTPDDDVFKHLALTYSSNHEEMHRGEPCKAGTPSFNQGITNGASWYPLTGGMQDFNYVWNGCMEVTIEMSCCKYPARSQLPKFWEQNRLPLVKYLAEAHRGVQGFVQDENGNPIEKASLKVKSREVGFHTTKYGEFWRVLLPGQYILSVFAEGYYPREVEFAVVEQHPTLLNVTLVAGAGKPDGFRPPQAPQRGPPFPPQQFAHHQQQFKQPADPNSGIFSSLSSGFNSLVSNIFG
- the LOC135944254 gene encoding carboxypeptidase D-like isoform X3; protein product: MQTSRVPAPCCKSGRMKTGSWCTTSLVVGLIYLYILAVEEVMGQQHTDFNSRPLGFESPDRFYPGAAQVRIMQSQGSVFNVPLDSFSSPSEPTPSVSSANSDYGVEFKYHDYNELTQFLRLTSSRFPSLTALYSIGKSVQGRDLWVMVVSASPYEHMIGKPDVKYVANMHGNEAVGREMMLHLIHYLVTSYETDQYIRWLLDNTRIHILPSMNPDGFEVAREGTCDGGQGRYNALGFDLNRNFPDYFKQNNKNPQPETDAVKEWVSKIQFTLSGSLHGGALVASYPFDNTPTTRLCKTSASCSGFNSYNSPPSVTPDDDVFKHLALTYSSNHEEMHRGEPCKAGTPSFNQGITNGASWYPLTGGMQDFNYVWNGCMEVTIEMSCCKYPARSQLPKFWEQNRLPLVKYLAEAHRGVQGFVQDENGNPIEKASLKVKSREVGFHTTKYGEFWRVLLPGQYILSVFAEGYYPREVEFAVVEQHPTLLNVTLVAGAGKSNNVEPYTFFNPGSFAPVTFSPRQPDIPSSAAGRPPRLAVALATGCLLACFFRVQ
- the LOC135944254 gene encoding carboxypeptidase M-like isoform X4 — protein: MQTSRVPAPCCKSGRMKTGSWCTTSLVVGLIYLYILAVEEVMGQQHTDFNSRPLGFESPDRFYPGAAQQSQGSVFNVPLDSFSSPSEPTPSVSSANSDYGVEFKYHDYNELTQFLRLTSSRFPSLTALYSIGKSVQGRDLWVMVVSASPYEHMIGKPDVKYVANMHGNEAVGREMMLHLIHYLVTSYETDQYIRWLLDNTRIHILPSMNPDGFEVAREGTCDGGQGRYNALGFDLNRNFPDYFKQNNKNPQPETDAVKEWVSKIQFTLSGSLHGGALVASYPFDNTPTTRLCKTSASCSGFNSYNSPPSVTPDDDVFKHLALTYSSNHEEMHRGEPCKAGTPSFNQGITNGASWYPLTGGMQDFNYVWNGCMEVTIEMSCCKYPARSQLPKFWEQNRLPLVKYLAEAHRGVQGFVQDENGNPIEKASLKVKSREVGFHTTKYGEFWRVLLPGQYILSVFAEGYYPREVEFAVVEQHPTLLNVTLVAGAGKPDGFRPPQAPQRGPPFPPQQFAHHQQQFKQPADPNSGIFSSLSSGFNSLVSNIFG
- the LOC135944254 gene encoding carboxypeptidase M-like isoform X5 — protein: MQTSRVPAPCCKSGRMKTGSWCTTSLVVGLIYLYILAVEEVMGQQHTDFNSRPLGFESPDRFYPGAAQVRIMQSQGSVFNVPLDSFSSPSEPTPSVSSANSDYGVEFKYHDYNELTQFLRLTSSRFPSLTALYSIGKSVQGRDLWVMVVSASPYEHMIGKPDVKYVANMHGNEAVGREMMLHLIHYLVTSYETDQYIRWLLDNTRIHILPSMNPDGFEVAREGTCDGGQGRYNALGFDLNRNFPDYFKQNNKNPQPETDAVKEWVSKIQFTLSGSLHGGALVASYPFDNTPTTSFNSYNSPPSVTPDDDVFKHLALTYSSNHEEMHRGEPCKAGTPSFNQGITNGASWYPLTGGMQDFNYVWNGCMEVTIEMSCCKYPARSQLPKFWEQNRLPLVKYLAEAHRGVQGFVQDENGNPIEKASLKVKSREVGFHTTKYGEFWRVLLPGQYILSVFAEGYYPREVEFAVVEQHPTLLNVTLVAGAGKPDGFRPPQAPQRGPPFPPQQFAHHQQQFKQPADPNSGIFSSLSSGFNSLVSNIFG
- the LOC135944254 gene encoding carboxypeptidase M-like isoform X6, encoding MQTSRVPAPCCKSGRMKTGSWCTTSLVVGLIYLYILAVEEVMGQQHTDFNSRPLGFESPDRFYPGAAQVRIMQSQGSVFNVPLDSFSSPSEPTPSVSSANSDYGVEFKYHDYNELTQFLRLTSSRFPSLTALYSIGKSVQGRDLWVMVVSASPYEHMIGKPDVKYVANMHGNEAVGREMMLHLIHYLVTSYETDQYIRWLLDNTRIHILPSMNPDGFEVAREGTCDGGQGRYNALGFDLNRNFPDYFKQNNKNPQPETDAVKEWVSKIQFTLSGSLHGGALVASYPFDNTPTTRLCKTSASCSGFNSYNSPPSVTPDDDVFKHLALTYSSNHEEMHRGEPCKAGTPSFNQGITNGASWYPLTGGMQDFNYVWNGCMEVTIEMSCCKYPARSQLPKFWEQNRLPLVKYLAEAHRGVQGFVQDENGNPIEKASLKVKSREVGFHTTKYGEFWRVLLPGQYILSVFAEGYYPREVEFAVVEQHPTLLNVTLVAGAGKLESDGIKTQVGTQGPLLNLTSSTLTQLSNNKNSSNLESLTFPQD
- the LOC135944254 gene encoding carboxypeptidase M-like isoform X1, whose protein sequence is MQTSRVPAPCCKSGRMKTGSWCTTSLVVGLIYLYILAVEEVMGQQHTDFNSRPLGFESPDRFYPGAAQVRIMQSQGSVFNVPLDSFSSPSEPTPSVSSANSDYGVEFKYHDYNELTQFLRLTSSRFPSLTALYSIGKSVQGRDLWVMVVSASPYEHMIGKPDVKYVANMHGNEAVGREMMLHLIHYLVTSYETDQYIRWLLDNTRIHILPSMNPDGFEVAREGTCDGGQGRYNALGFDLNRNFPDYFKQNNKNPQPETDAVKEWVSKIQFTLSGSLHGGALVASYPFDNTPTTRLCKTSASCSGFNSYNSPPSVTPDDDVFKHLALTYSSNHEEMHRGEPCKAGTPSFNQGITNGASWYPLTGGMQDFNYVWNGCMEVTIEMSCCKYPARSQLPKFWEQNRLPLVKYLAEAHRGVQGFVQDENGNPIEKASLKVKSREVGFHTTKYGEFWRVLLPGQYILSVFAEGYYPREVEFAVVEQHPTLLNVTLVAGAGKPDGFRPPQAPQRGPPFPPQQFAHHQQQFKQPADPNSGIFSSLSSGFNSLVSNIFG